From Lucilia cuprina isolate Lc7/37 chromosome 4, ASM2204524v1, whole genome shotgun sequence:
cTTTTAGCCTTATTGGCTGTAGCGGTAACCGGTTTAAATTTACCCGGTGTGCCTATTGAATTTACCCAAGATGATGAAGTTATTTCAGCAATTTCAGGTAGGTTGAAATGATATTTGAATCAAATATTTGAATAGCAGTATAACAGAAACTTTATAAAGtgtttcaatataatttgtgttccaatttgtattttaatacgTGAGTACTAACTCtaaataaaacatgttaataGATTCAATTAAacatgttattaatttttaactattcaATATTTGAAGGGATTAATCAGAATTAATAAATCGTAGCctataaatgtaatttaatcgtaacatttttatattttctgacaatttaaaactattttcttgTACTACTCTTGCGTAAAATATTCttaaccaaatgagaattatattgattatttgtaaataaataaaaaaagtaaattgaagTAATTACAAgtatataattatttgtttaagaaattaaataaagtaaatctaaagaaaaatcaTTGAAACGTATTTAATTATCACATAAAGTTAATGAAAATAGTAATAATTTCTGcgttaattaaacattttattaatcaatattcttgaaaaagacacgttttaaataaaaataagtatatgaTAACAAAAAACtagtaatacatatttattattttaaaatttaatttttttattaggtATTAccgttatatttttataactaacACTTAAGATTTCATTAACAATTTCCTATAATCcttattactttttataatgCAAAATACAATTCTTAtcgaaaaaatatctttaagatACGGTAGCTATTTGCAATTTAACTACTGTTTAATACAACAGCTGATTAGCAACATGATATCAATTATCTAAACACACTAGGTGGCAATTCTGTTAACATATCTGACAGAAAATACtccataaaattataatttataaacccCTAAACGACCTTTGATTAGCAacagtttttataatttccttttcattattttatttattattatcttttagATGATATTGCCAATAAATTTTCAAGggaatatattaaatttctgGAGACTGGCAAAGAATCAGCCACCCTGAAACAACTCTCCACACAATTGGCGAAATCACACAGCAAAAAGGATATATTCACTACCAGCATATCGGAATTAGGGGCCCTCGATCAGTTTTTCATGTGCACCAGCTGTCGTGCTGTAATAAATGTCATAGCTGAGACTTTTAGATCCGAAGATGGTGAATTAAATGGCCCCAATGCTGAAGCGAATACCAAGAAAATGGCCTTAGAGTTGTGTAATCGTTTTAACCTTCAAACTCCCGAAGTCTGTAATGGTTTGGTGGATTTAAATTTACCAATTATTCATTATATTATAATGAATACAGAGGCCGATGCCCGTTCACTGTGTGGTACTTTGCCCATTAGTTTCTGTAAGGTGAAGCAGAGCAACTTTGAATGGAGCGTTAAAGTCGATAGTAGTAAAGGTAATCTAACGGAACCTAAAGCTGATGTACCCAAAAAAACCAATAATGATTTGACGGTGGTTCATTTATCGGACATACATTTTGATCCTGAATATAAACCTGGTTCTTTGGCTGAATGTGAAGAGCCTATGTGCTGTCGCAATACACCAGCCAGTGGTATTTCCGAAGAATCTAAGGCCGGTTACTGGAGTGATTATCGTACTTGCGATTCTCCCTTGCATATGGTGGAAAATGCTTTGGATCACATCAAAGAAACTTATAAGAAAATTGATTACATCTATCAAACTGGTGATATTGTACCACATAATGTGTGGTCTACCACCAAGGAAGGTAATAAGGCCATGTTGACACAAATTAATGATTTGATAGCTGAAAAATTCTCTGGTATTCCTGTTTTCCCTTGTGTTGGTAATCATGAACCTCATCCTACTAATGTGTAAGTAAAGTGATAAAACTTTagttaagatttatttaatatattacgaaaattagttttaaagatTTCTGCGATTTTTCTCTAGTAATACGAGGTACTcacaacttcaaaaacaaaaaccattaggatttaaacgattttgaaaaatgtcatATCTTATCTTTTTAGATTCGGACATGCAGATGTTCCCGCAGAATTAAATGTCAACTGGTTGTATGAACATCTATGGAGCAATTGGCAACGTTGGTTACCCGCCGAAGCTAAGGAAACCGTCTTGAAAGGTGGTTATTACACAGTCTCTCCTAAACCCGGTTTCCGTGTTATATCTTTGAATAACAACGATTGTTATATCTATAACTGGTGGATCTATTATGATGGCAGTACTACCAGTCAACCTCAACTAGACTGGTTGCAAAAGACCCTCTTGGCTGCCGAAAAGTCTGGTGAATATGTACACATATTAGCTCATTTACCCTCTGGAGATGCTGATTGCTGGACCGTATGGGCTCGTGAATATAATCGTATCATTGAGCGTTACAGTCACATAATTGGTGGTATCTTTGGTGGTCACACACACAAAGATGAAATGAATTTGCATTATTCAACAAATGGTCATGCTATGGCTATATATTGGAAT
This genomic window contains:
- the LOC111681628 gene encoding sphingomyelin phosphodiesterase-like; translated protein: MLRNFVLLALLAVAVTGLNLPGVPIEFTQDDEVISAISDDIANKFSREYIKFLETGKESATLKQLSTQLAKSHSKKDIFTTSISELGALDQFFMCTSCRAVINVIAETFRSEDGELNGPNAEANTKKMALELCNRFNLQTPEVCNGLVDLNLPIIHYIIMNTEADARSLCGTLPISFCKVKQSNFEWSVKVDSSKGNLTEPKADVPKKTNNDLTVVHLSDIHFDPEYKPGSLAECEEPMCCRNTPASGISEESKAGYWSDYRTCDSPLHMVENALDHIKETYKKIDYIYQTGDIVPHNVWSTTKEGNKAMLTQINDLIAEKFSGIPVFPCVGNHEPHPTNVFGHADVPAELNVNWLYEHLWSNWQRWLPAEAKETVLKGGYYTVSPKPGFRVISLNNNDCYIYNWWIYYDGSTTSQPQLDWLQKTLLAAEKSGEYVHILAHLPSGDADCWTVWAREYNRIIERYSHIIGGIFGGHTHKDEMNLHYSTNGHAMAIYWNGGSLTSYSYKNPNYRTYEVEPATYQVVDHHTWIFNLTEANEHGDQRSPNWIKEYQFTDFTQDLSPAGIDALFEKMAEEPALLRQYWRYKMTSADPKLEAGCNDRCLASTICNLVRTVYDDNARCKELKAKLKESLANEVITLPPTEKPDDGGGDGAATMTASITSIVAILYMINQLF